The Nicotiana tabacum cultivar K326 chromosome 14, ASM71507v2, whole genome shotgun sequence genome contains a region encoding:
- the LOC107820893 gene encoding uncharacterized protein LOC107820893 — MSKPSTSGEAFQVSTAKSFQQMSRLSTSVKTLDKWPNPFMQKITSKLKLCGDSITDYDMLEKTFTTFHASNIVLQQQYREKCFKKYSELISFLLVAEQNNDLLMRNHDNRPTASTPFPEVDKVYSYYAKRGKDRGPICGRGRGQGRNFTGVNPPPKKNNHQKWKVNNEKPKAKGLETECYRCGGKGH; from the exons ATGTCAAAACCTTCAACAAGTGGCGAGGCCTTTCAAGTTTCAACGGCAAAGTCTTTTCAACAAATGTCAAGACTTTCAACAAGTGTCAAGACTTTGGACAAGTGGCCAAATCCTTTCATGCAAAA aattacttctaaattgaaactaTGTGGAGATAGTATCACtgactatgatatgcttgaaaaaacgttcACAACGTTTCATGCCTCTAATATTGTCCTGCAACAGCAGTACAGAGAGAAATGTTTCAAGAAGTACTCTGAGTTGATTTCTTTTCTCCTTGTAGCTGAACAAAATAATGACTTGCTCATGAGAAATCACGATAATCGACCCACTGCGTCTACACCATTTCCTGAAGTGGATAAGGTGTATTCCTATTATGCTAAGCGCGGAAAAGATCGTGGCCCTATTTGTGGTCGTGGCCGTGGCCAAGGAAGGAATTTTACTGGTGTTAATCCTcccccaaagaaaaataaccaccaaaagtggaAAGTAAATAATGAGAAGCCAAAGGCAAAAGGTTTAGAAACTGAATGCTATCGTTGCGGTGGAAAAGGACATTGA